The Gasterosteus aculeatus chromosome 17, fGasAcu3.hap1.1, whole genome shotgun sequence genome includes a window with the following:
- the bhlhe40 gene encoding class E basic helix-loop-helix protein 40 isoform X2: MERISVDVADVRGMDFSMYVYKPRRGVKRGAEDNKETYKLPHRLIEKKRRDRINECIAQLKDLLPEHLKLTTLGHLEKAVVLELTLKHVKALSGVLEQQQQKIMALQNDLQIGDRGGGGAVEAGEEMFRSGFHLCAKEVLHYLSSQDSSRDLTPSHVISHIQKVAADALHHQSGAVEAVPQATENLKKQPAGEPKRAYEGSAKNCVPVIQRTYPHAAAGEQSGSDTDTDSGYGGEHEKRDAKAQWSQSHAKEGERRRVAAAGAIKQEADEPRAKKSKSDPSEDETLSGRVGGGYMSFSPNQPPFCLPFYLLPPATYPPMLHKRWYHGGMPAMYPGVSRTPDTSPRAGSPASSYQHPMDAPALPKAPQQVAPLNPEAKD, translated from the exons ATGGAGCGGATCAGCGTGGACGTGGCGGACGTGCGAGG GATGGATTTCTCCATGTACGTGTACAAGCCGCGGAGGGGCGTGAAGCGCGGCGCGGAGGACAACAAG GAGACCTACAAGCTGCCCCACCGGCTCATCGAGAAGAAGAGGCGCGACCGCATCAACGAGTGCATCGCGCAGCTCAAGGATCTGCTGCCTGAACACCTGAAGCTCACC ACGCTGGGTCATTTGGAGAAGGCCGTGGTGCTGGAGCTCACGCTCAAGCATGTGAAAGCCCTCAGCGGCgtcctggagcagcagcagcagaagatcATGGCGCTGCAGAACGACCTGCAGATCG GTGatcgcggcggcggcggcgccgtgGAGGCCGGCGAGGAGATGTTCCGCTCCGGCTTTCACTTGTGCGCGAAAGAGGTCCTCCACTACCTGAGCAGCCAAGACAGCAGCAGGGACCTGACCCCCTCCCACGTCATCAGCCACATCCAAAAGGTCGCGGCGGACGCCCTGCATCATCAAAGTGGCGCCGTGGAGGCCGTTCCCCAGGCGACGGAGAACCTGAAGAAGCAGCCCGCCGGAGAGCCCAAGAGGGCGTACGAGGGCTCGGCCAAGAACTGCGTCCCCGTCATTCAGAGGACGTATCCCCACGCGGCGGCGGGGGAGCAGAGCGGCAGCGACACGGACACCGACAGCGGCTACGGCGGAGAGCACGAAAAGCGCGACGCCAAAGCCCAGTGGTCACAGAGCCACGCCAAGGAGGGGGAGCGCAGGCGCGTCGCGGCAGCCGGCGCCATCAAGCAGGAGGCCGACGAGCCCCGGGCCAAGAAGTCCAAGTCCGACCCCTCAGAGGACGAGACCCTCTCCGGCCGCGTGGGGGGAGGCTACATGAGCTTCTCCCCCAACCAGCCCCCCTTCTGCCTCCCCTTCTACCTCCTCCCACCCGCCACCTACCCGCCCATGCTGCACAAACGCTGGTACCACGGGGGGATGCCCGCGATGTACCCGGGCGTGAGCAGGACCCCGGACACGTCCCCGAGGGCGGGCTCGCCAGCGTCCTCCTACCAACACCCCATGGACGCCCCCGCTCTGCCCAAAGCGCCACAGCAGGTCGCCCCGCTGAACCCGGAAGCCAAAGACTGA
- the bhlhe40 gene encoding class E basic helix-loop-helix protein 40 isoform X1, with protein MERISVDVADVRGMDFSMYVYKPRRGVKRGAEDNKVNQVQTPTCCRFPSGADLTRSPFPTPQETYKLPHRLIEKKRRDRINECIAQLKDLLPEHLKLTTLGHLEKAVVLELTLKHVKALSGVLEQQQQKIMALQNDLQIGDRGGGGAVEAGEEMFRSGFHLCAKEVLHYLSSQDSSRDLTPSHVISHIQKVAADALHHQSGAVEAVPQATENLKKQPAGEPKRAYEGSAKNCVPVIQRTYPHAAAGEQSGSDTDTDSGYGGEHEKRDAKAQWSQSHAKEGERRRVAAAGAIKQEADEPRAKKSKSDPSEDETLSGRVGGGYMSFSPNQPPFCLPFYLLPPATYPPMLHKRWYHGGMPAMYPGVSRTPDTSPRAGSPASSYQHPMDAPALPKAPQQVAPLNPEAKD; from the exons ATGGAGCGGATCAGCGTGGACGTGGCGGACGTGCGAGG GATGGATTTCTCCATGTACGTGTACAAGCCGCGGAGGGGCGTGAAGCGCGGCGCGGAGGACAACAAGGTAAATCAAGTCCAAACGCCGACATGTTGCCGCTTCCCCAGCGGCGCGGATCTCACACGCAGCCCGTTTCCGACCCCCCAGGAGACCTACAAGCTGCCCCACCGGCTCATCGAGAAGAAGAGGCGCGACCGCATCAACGAGTGCATCGCGCAGCTCAAGGATCTGCTGCCTGAACACCTGAAGCTCACC ACGCTGGGTCATTTGGAGAAGGCCGTGGTGCTGGAGCTCACGCTCAAGCATGTGAAAGCCCTCAGCGGCgtcctggagcagcagcagcagaagatcATGGCGCTGCAGAACGACCTGCAGATCG GTGatcgcggcggcggcggcgccgtgGAGGCCGGCGAGGAGATGTTCCGCTCCGGCTTTCACTTGTGCGCGAAAGAGGTCCTCCACTACCTGAGCAGCCAAGACAGCAGCAGGGACCTGACCCCCTCCCACGTCATCAGCCACATCCAAAAGGTCGCGGCGGACGCCCTGCATCATCAAAGTGGCGCCGTGGAGGCCGTTCCCCAGGCGACGGAGAACCTGAAGAAGCAGCCCGCCGGAGAGCCCAAGAGGGCGTACGAGGGCTCGGCCAAGAACTGCGTCCCCGTCATTCAGAGGACGTATCCCCACGCGGCGGCGGGGGAGCAGAGCGGCAGCGACACGGACACCGACAGCGGCTACGGCGGAGAGCACGAAAAGCGCGACGCCAAAGCCCAGTGGTCACAGAGCCACGCCAAGGAGGGGGAGCGCAGGCGCGTCGCGGCAGCCGGCGCCATCAAGCAGGAGGCCGACGAGCCCCGGGCCAAGAAGTCCAAGTCCGACCCCTCAGAGGACGAGACCCTCTCCGGCCGCGTGGGGGGAGGCTACATGAGCTTCTCCCCCAACCAGCCCCCCTTCTGCCTCCCCTTCTACCTCCTCCCACCCGCCACCTACCCGCCCATGCTGCACAAACGCTGGTACCACGGGGGGATGCCCGCGATGTACCCGGGCGTGAGCAGGACCCCGGACACGTCCCCGAGGGCGGGCTCGCCAGCGTCCTCCTACCAACACCCCATGGACGCCCCCGCTCTGCCCAAAGCGCCACAGCAGGTCGCCCCGCTGAACCCGGAAGCCAAAGACTGA